Proteins from one Nicotiana tabacum cultivar K326 chromosome 23, ASM71507v2, whole genome shotgun sequence genomic window:
- the LOC107771742 gene encoding UBP1-associated protein 2A-like: MAKNNTKKRKLIKKADSINATPSKIDKKQKNNKKQQKILKSNNPTRPDSDSDSDQPAPVKLQNLLEPYSKDQLLTLAVDTALAHPSFYNLINSAADNDITHRKIFIYGLARETTRQTLITVFEQFGEVEECNVVMDHNTGKAKGYGFLVFKSRKSADKALKKPQMTINGRVATCKLAAVKDAAVNGTMEFGNRKIYVSNVPRDVVPERLRLFFEEFGEIEAGPMGFDPTTGKSKGYALFLYKTVEEAKRCLEEPCKVFEGRKLYCKKAAEPKIGGGEASITTEVIQQPLLAMPSVAAAQNMGMMGQNPNVAMMNQLYGGMVVNPYVGFMNPFVGVYGGMLGSLGGDVSGLGAYGGVGGGSSIGGSSRGVAPGLIQAYPNKHVGQPSPAKLPGSSGYSSHL; this comes from the exons ATGGCTAAAAACAATACAAAAAAGCGAAAGCTCATCAAAAAGGCAGATTCCATTAATGCTACACCCTCGAAAATCGACAAAAAACAGAAGAACAACAAGAAGCAGCAAAAGATACTCAAATCCAATAACCCAACCCGACCCGATTCTGATTCGGACTCCGACCAGCCGGCACCCGTTAAACTCCAGAATCTTCTCGAACCTTACTCTAAAGATCAACTCCTTACCCTAGCCGTAGACACCGCTCTAGCTCACCCTTCCTTTTACAACCTTATCAATTCAGCTGCCGACAATGACATCACTCACCGGAAAATCTTCATCTACGGCTTAGCGCGTGAGACCACGCGCCAAACCCTAATCACCGTTTTTGAACAGTTCGGAGAAGTCGAGGAATGCAACGTCGTGATGGACCATAACACTGGCAAGGCAAAAGGGTACGGTTTTTTGGTCTTCAAGTCCCGAAAATCGGCCGATAAAGCGTTAAAAAAACCTCAAATGACAATCAACGGGCGAGTGGCTACGTGTAAGTTGGCTGCCGTGAAGGACGCTGCCGTTAATGGGACCATGGAGTTTGGTAATAGGAAGATTTACGTGAGTAATGTGCCGCGTGATGTGGTTCCGGAGAGATTAAGGTTGTTTTTTGAAGAGTTCGGGGAAATCGAGGCTGGACCAATGGGGTTTGATCCAACAACTGGGAAATCAAAAGGGTATGCTTTGTTTCTGTATAAAACGGTTGAGGAGGCGAAGAGATGTTTAGAAGAGCCGTGTAAGGTGTTTGAGGGGCGGAAGTTGTACTGCAAGAAGGCTGCTGAGCCAAAAATTGGTGGCGGAGAGGCCAGTATTACGACTGAGGTTATACAGCAGCCCCTGCTGGCAATGCCATCAGTTGCAGCTGCTCAGAATATGGGGATGATGGGTCAGAACCCGAATGTGGCGATGATGAACCAGTTGTATGGTGGAATGGTTGTGAATCCTTATGTAGGATTTATGAATCCGTTTGTAGGAGTTTATGGTGGGATGTTGGGTAGTTTAGGAGGGGATGTTTCAGGTTTAGGGGCATATGGTGGTGTTGGTGGTGGTAGCAGCATAGGTGGTTCTAGCAGGGGAGTGGCGCCCGGGTTAATACAGGCCTACCCAAATAAGCATGTTGGCCAACCTTCACCTGCTAAGCTACCGGGGAGTAGTGGCTACTCGTCGCACTTGTG A